The Bacteroidota bacterium genome has a window encoding:
- a CDS encoding NTP transferase domain-containing protein has product MKIIVPMAGMGKRMRPHTLTVPKPLIPVAGKPIVEWLVEDITRTCKEKVDEIAYVIGDFGAEVEKQLIAIAERLGARGTIHYQDEPLGTAHAILCAQSALQGKVIVAFADTLFRAEFTIDESRDGVIWVNRIDDPRMFGVVKLDGEGFITDFVEKPQEFISDLAIIGIYYFKDGEYLRKELQFLLDNDIREKGEYQLTNALENMKRKGTRFVPGKVEEWLDCGNKDATVHTNKRVLDYQAGAATVAASVKQEHSVIIPPCFIGENVVLKNSVVGPFVSIGANSRIESSVVSNSILQTGVTLKHANVDNSMIGHSAQLHLRPEQLSISDYSTSHH; this is encoded by the coding sequence ATGAAGATCATCGTCCCCATGGCCGGTATGGGCAAACGGATGCGGCCGCATACGCTGACCGTTCCGAAACCCCTCATTCCGGTAGCCGGAAAACCAATTGTCGAATGGCTGGTGGAAGACATCACGCGTACCTGTAAGGAAAAGGTCGACGAGATCGCTTACGTCATCGGCGACTTCGGAGCCGAAGTGGAAAAGCAACTCATTGCCATCGCCGAACGCCTTGGCGCCCGCGGAACCATCCACTACCAGGACGAGCCGCTGGGTACCGCCCACGCCATCCTCTGTGCCCAGAGCGCACTGCAGGGAAAGGTCATCGTGGCCTTCGCCGATACGCTGTTCCGTGCCGAGTTCACCATCGACGAAAGCCGCGACGGTGTAATCTGGGTCAACCGCATCGACGACCCCCGCATGTTCGGCGTGGTCAAGCTCGACGGTGAAGGATTCATCACCGATTTTGTCGAGAAACCACAGGAGTTCATCTCCGACCTGGCCATCATCGGGATCTATTATTTCAAGGACGGCGAATACCTGCGCAAGGAGCTGCAGTTCCTGCTCGACAACGACATCCGGGAAAAAGGCGAGTACCAGCTCACCAACGCGCTCGAGAACATGAAACGTAAAGGCACGCGTTTCGTCCCGGGTAAGGTGGAAGAGTGGCTCGACTGCGGTAATAAGGACGCCACCGTGCATACCAACAAGCGCGTGCTCGACTACCAGGCCGGCGCCGCGACCGTGGCCGCTTCCGTTAAACAGGAGCATTCGGTCATCATCCCGCCCTGTTTTATCGGAGAAAATGTCGTTTTGAAAAATTCCGTAGTCGGTCCGTTCGTTAGCATTGGCGCCAATTCCCGCATCGAGTCGTCGGTGGTGAGTAACAGCATCCTCCAAACCGGCGTGACGTTGAAGCATGCCAATGTCGACAACTCAATGATCGGGCATTCCGCGCAACTGCACCTTCGCCCCGAGCAATTGAGCATCAGCGATTACTCCACGTCCCACCATTGA
- a CDS encoding oligosaccharide flippase family protein, with protein sequence MSLLKKLASQTAVYGLSSILGRLLNYLLVPLYTRVFDTAEYGVVTQLYAYVTFFNVLFTYGLETAFFRFSQTSGDNKKVYSTGLLSLLLTSVLGAVTIILASGWLSGELSEGTRTEDYPLYISCFAAVLAFDAIATLPFARLRLQNRATRFVTIRLISILLNVGLNCFFLLYCPYAIRQDPNSFCAALYDPSFGVGYVFVINVVTSGITLLLLLPELLPVRWGFDTALWKNMLRYGFPLMIAGFAGMINETIDRILLPELVRDPSTSMVQLGIYGACYKLSILMTLFVQTFRYAAEPFFFTQAGKEDAPKLYATVMHYFVLAGALIFLGVQLYMDWIQEFIGPDFRSGLVVVPILLIANLCLGVYLNLSFWYKITGHTRWGAWFSVFGAVITVVLNVLLIPFFGYLGAAWATLVCYASMMAVSYYYGQRYYPVPYDLAAFAYLIGSALLIFFLSEWLRGFSGSTWQTTLINSGLLLTWIGVAAAYEHRKKLPLSRLWSR encoded by the coding sequence TTGTCTCTCCTCAAAAAGCTCGCCTCCCAAACCGCCGTTTACGGTTTGAGCAGCATCCTCGGGCGTCTGCTGAACTACCTGCTGGTACCCTTGTACACACGGGTATTTGACACGGCGGAGTATGGGGTGGTGACGCAGTTGTACGCGTATGTGACATTTTTCAATGTGCTCTTTACGTACGGACTCGAGACCGCCTTCTTCCGGTTTTCCCAAACATCCGGTGATAACAAAAAGGTCTACTCAACCGGACTCTTATCCCTGCTGTTGACTTCGGTACTGGGTGCAGTAACGATCATCCTCGCTTCCGGCTGGTTGTCCGGTGAGCTGAGCGAAGGAACACGCACGGAGGATTATCCGCTCTACATTTCCTGTTTCGCGGCTGTGCTCGCCTTCGATGCCATCGCCACCCTGCCGTTTGCACGATTACGCCTTCAGAATCGCGCCACGCGCTTTGTGACCATCCGGCTGATCAGCATCCTGCTGAACGTCGGATTGAATTGCTTCTTCCTGCTTTACTGCCCCTACGCGATCAGGCAGGACCCGAACAGTTTCTGCGCAGCGCTCTATGATCCTTCGTTCGGAGTAGGGTATGTCTTCGTGATCAACGTGGTTACGAGCGGCATCACCTTATTACTCTTGTTGCCGGAGTTGTTACCTGTACGTTGGGGCTTCGACACGGCGCTCTGGAAAAACATGCTGCGCTATGGCTTCCCATTGATGATCGCCGGTTTCGCCGGGATGATCAACGAAACCATCGACCGGATCCTGTTACCGGAACTCGTGCGCGACCCTTCGACGTCCATGGTGCAACTGGGGATCTATGGTGCCTGCTACAAGCTGTCCATCCTCATGACCCTGTTCGTTCAGACGTTCCGCTACGCGGCCGAGCCGTTTTTCTTCACTCAAGCCGGCAAGGAAGACGCGCCGAAACTCTATGCGACCGTCATGCACTACTTTGTACTGGCGGGGGCGCTGATCTTCCTCGGTGTACAATTGTACATGGACTGGATCCAGGAGTTCATAGGCCCCGATTTCCGATCCGGGCTCGTCGTTGTCCCGATTCTGTTGATCGCCAACCTCTGCCTCGGCGTTTACCTCAACCTGTCGTTCTGGTACAAGATCACCGGACATACCCGATGGGGTGCCTGGTTCTCGGTTTTTGGCGCGGTCATCACCGTGGTGCTAAACGTCCTGCTGATCCCGTTCTTCGGCTATCTCGGGGCAGCCTGGGCGACGCTCGTCTGCTATGCTTCCATGATGGCGGTATCGTACTACTATGGCCAGCGGTATTATCCCGTCCCGTACGACCTGGCTGCCTTCGCCTACCTGATCGGCTCGGCACTCCTCATCTTTTTCCTCAGCGAATGGCTTCGCGGATTCAGCGGTTCTACCTGGCAAACTACGCTGATCAACTCCGGCCTCCTCCTGACCTGGATAGGTGTTGCAGCGGCCTATGAGCATCGGAAAAAGCTACCTTTGTCGAGACTATGGAGTCGGTAA
- a CDS encoding acylphosphatase, with translation MEAVHLLIQGRVQGVFFRKFTHLKALELNIRGWVRNLPDGRVEVVAEGDPERLQRFIHWCHEGPEAARVDEVEIHPTPLKNFREFVIVR, from the coding sequence ATGGAGGCGGTGCATTTGCTGATTCAGGGACGGGTACAGGGTGTGTTTTTCCGAAAATTCACGCATCTGAAGGCCCTGGAGCTCAATATTCGGGGTTGGGTGCGCAACCTTCCCGATGGCCGGGTGGAGGTCGTGGCCGAAGGGGACCCTGAACGACTCCAGCGATTCATCCACTGGTGTCACGAAGGACCGGAGGCCGCGCGCGTCGACGAAGTAGAAATCCACCCCACCCCCTTGAAAAATTTCCGCGAGTTCGTCATTGTGAGATGA
- a CDS encoding tetratricopeptide repeat protein gives MRNSRYFLFALLLLGACKSQESATTRVQTPAAKDALTPSQRADVTYLFFNANKEKILGNYNAAADLFAEVIRKDPGNAAAMYELAGIFIEQKKFGDALFFAKSAYSINPANEWYAQTYAEVLQRNRRFTEAAAVWEQQVKRNPDRSDFYLQWADALIFADKPAEAVKAYDKLEDRTGVNKDISTAKARIYQRMGKNDLAVSELQKLIANDPNDPQAYGMLAEVYQAMGQKEKALETYNRILEIDPDNPFIHLSLADYYRSNGEKEKSVVELKKAFNNPELGIETKISILSSYYALIELHPELKEQAMEMTELLVKTHPSDPRAFAVRGDFLIQEKKYEEARVAYRKAQELGSKEFTVISQILFLDSQLQDWDAMIRDSEEAMNLFPDQPLVYFFNGIANSQKKQFAKAVASLNAGVKLVVDNKELESNFYASLGDAYQELKDFARSDENYDKALDIDPKNANVLNNYAYYLSVRGERLEKAEQMSKLSNELEPNQASYEDTYGWIMFRLGRYNDAKEWIGKSLKNGSDNSATVLEHYGDVLFKLGDSAGALDYWQRAKNAGEGASEFLEKKILERKYVE, from the coding sequence ATGCGTAACTCCCGCTATTTCCTGTTCGCGCTTCTCCTCCTTGGCGCCTGTAAAAGTCAGGAGTCTGCCACCACGCGCGTGCAAACCCCGGCTGCGAAAGACGCGCTGACGCCCTCCCAACGGGCGGACGTGACCTACCTCTTCTTCAACGCGAACAAGGAAAAGATCCTCGGCAACTACAACGCCGCGGCCGACCTGTTCGCGGAGGTGATCCGAAAAGACCCGGGTAATGCCGCCGCCATGTACGAGCTGGCCGGCATCTTCATCGAGCAGAAAAAGTTCGGCGACGCGCTCTTCTTCGCCAAGTCGGCCTACAGCATCAATCCCGCCAACGAATGGTACGCGCAGACCTACGCGGAGGTCCTGCAACGCAACCGCCGCTTCACCGAAGCCGCCGCCGTTTGGGAACAACAGGTGAAGCGGAACCCCGACCGTTCCGATTTCTACCTGCAGTGGGCCGACGCGCTCATCTTCGCCGACAAGCCCGCCGAAGCGGTGAAGGCCTACGACAAGCTCGAAGACCGCACCGGCGTCAACAAAGACATCAGCACGGCCAAGGCGCGCATCTATCAGCGCATGGGCAAGAACGACCTGGCCGTATCCGAATTGCAGAAACTCATCGCCAACGACCCCAACGATCCCCAGGCCTACGGCATGCTGGCCGAGGTCTACCAGGCGATGGGACAGAAGGAAAAAGCGCTCGAGACCTACAACCGCATCCTCGAGATCGACCCGGACAATCCTTTCATCCACCTCTCGCTGGCCGATTACTACCGCAGCAATGGCGAGAAAGAGAAGTCGGTTGTCGAACTCAAGAAGGCGTTCAACAACCCGGAGCTGGGCATCGAAACCAAGATCAGTATCCTGAGTTCGTACTACGCCCTCATCGAGCTTCATCCGGAACTCAAAGAGCAGGCCATGGAGATGACCGAGCTGTTGGTCAAGACCCACCCGAGCGATCCCCGCGCCTTCGCCGTCCGCGGCGATTTCCTGATCCAGGAGAAAAAGTACGAAGAAGCCCGCGTCGCCTACCGCAAGGCACAGGAACTCGGCTCGAAGGAGTTCACCGTCATCAGCCAGATCCTCTTCCTCGACTCACAGTTGCAGGACTGGGACGCCATGATCCGCGACAGCGAGGAGGCGATGAACCTGTTCCCCGACCAGCCGCTGGTGTACTTCTTCAACGGCATCGCCAACAGCCAGAAGAAACAGTTCGCCAAAGCGGTGGCTTCGCTCAATGCCGGCGTCAAGCTGGTGGTCGATAACAAGGAGCTCGAATCGAATTTCTACGCCAGCCTCGGCGACGCCTACCAGGAGCTGAAGGACTTCGCGCGCAGCGACGAGAACTACGACAAGGCGCTGGATATCGATCCGAAGAACGCCAACGTGCTGAACAACTACGCCTATTACTTGTCCGTCCGCGGCGAGCGGCTCGAAAAGGCGGAGCAGATGTCGAAGCTTTCGAACGAGCTCGAACCCAACCAGGCTTCCTACGAAGACACCTACGGCTGGATCATGTTTCGCCTCGGCAGGTACAACGACGCCAAAGAGTGGATCGGCAAGTCACTGAAGAACGGCAGCGACAACAGCGCCACGGTGCTCGAACACTACGGCGATGTATTGTTCAAGCTGGGCGACAGCGCCGGCGCCCTCGACTACTGGCAGCGCGCAAAGAATGCCGGCGAAGGCGCTTCCGAGTTTTTGGAGAAGAAGATCCTGGAGCGGAAGTACGTCGAGTAA
- a CDS encoding IgGFc-binding protein, with translation MRLRLLCVLLGLSLFASSSRGQSTRGTELWLTFGENLDLLFNGMPNFSVIVSSPVNTQGAVSIPFTGFSVPFIVTANQPVEVQLPQNIYYGTGDEAIFNFGVKITANNPVDVFAYHHRLYFSDASIVLPIDEMATEYTVMAQEDLSGNSPSEFVVLATRDSTVLEITPSDVTINFRPPNVPFNVRIDEGQTFQLQSYGDLTGSRVRVLTGGKVAVFGGARQAHVHCLGADNTLYDECYPIERSGKFYVTVPFLGQGGDIFRTLSLQDSCILSINGTTVTTLNRGEYFDTLLATASTFSSTKLILMSQFNKSQQCNTSMLGDPSMVNLVPLELKKEDVSWVSLDGPSGQQYVSSHFVNILTATSGVNALQLDGNTVNFSPVPSLPGFSFARVAINSGPHRLTSPLGFQAVVYGFGDYNAHTFHLGYDDPDSPVDVLDFESDGTFVEWPEGGSVRITLSDALLALKGTLRLELFDATGRSCGSYPLDHRSVQRLQPELAAGIYLYRLTSDGEILTHGKGYLR, from the coding sequence ATGCGTTTACGGCTACTCTGCGTCTTACTCGGCCTCAGTTTGTTTGCCAGTTCTTCCCGGGGACAATCCACCCGGGGAACGGAATTGTGGCTCACCTTCGGCGAGAACCTGGATCTCCTGTTCAATGGCATGCCGAATTTTTCGGTGATCGTCAGCAGCCCGGTGAACACGCAGGGCGCCGTGTCGATTCCCTTCACCGGATTCTCGGTGCCCTTTATCGTCACTGCCAACCAGCCCGTGGAAGTGCAACTTCCCCAGAATATCTATTATGGAACCGGCGACGAAGCCATCTTCAATTTTGGCGTCAAGATAACCGCCAACAATCCTGTGGATGTTTTCGCGTACCATCATCGCCTCTACTTCTCGGACGCGTCGATCGTATTGCCGATCGACGAGATGGCGACGGAATACACCGTGATGGCCCAAGAGGATCTGTCTGGAAATTCACCCTCCGAATTCGTGGTGCTGGCCACACGAGACAGTACCGTATTGGAAATAACGCCTTCGGACGTGACCATCAACTTCCGCCCGCCGAATGTACCTTTCAACGTACGCATCGACGAAGGGCAAACCTTCCAGTTGCAATCGTACGGTGACCTGACCGGCAGCCGGGTGCGGGTACTCACCGGCGGTAAAGTCGCCGTGTTCGGCGGCGCCCGTCAGGCGCATGTGCATTGTCTGGGAGCCGACAATACCTTGTACGACGAATGTTATCCCATCGAACGTTCCGGGAAGTTCTATGTTACCGTTCCGTTTCTCGGTCAAGGCGGTGATATCTTCCGAACGCTTTCCCTGCAGGACAGTTGCATCCTGAGCATCAACGGCACGACGGTGACTACGCTGAATCGCGGAGAATACTTCGACACCCTGCTGGCCACGGCTTCCACGTTCAGTTCGACGAAGCTGATCCTGATGAGTCAGTTCAACAAGAGCCAACAATGCAACACCAGCATGCTGGGCGATCCGTCGATGGTGAACTTGGTTCCCCTTGAATTGAAAAAAGAAGATGTATCCTGGGTCTCACTGGATGGCCCTTCAGGACAACAATATGTGAGCAGTCATTTCGTGAACATTCTCACAGCTACTTCCGGCGTAAACGCATTGCAATTGGACGGCAACACGGTCAACTTTTCTCCGGTCCCTTCCCTGCCCGGCTTCTCCTTCGCCCGAGTCGCGATCAACTCCGGCCCGCACCGACTGACCAGTCCACTTGGTTTCCAGGCGGTGGTCTATGGATTTGGTGATTACAATGCCCATACCTTTCACCTGGGTTACGATGATCCGGACAGTCCGGTGGATGTGCTCGATTTCGAATCGGACGGTACGTTCGTCGAATGGCCGGAAGGCGGTTCGGTGAGGATCACTCTTTCCGATGCATTGCTGGCTCTGAAAGGAACGCTTCGACTGGAACTGTTCGATGCGACCGGAAGGTCCTGCGGAAGTTATCCGCTCGACCACCGCTCGGTGCAGCGCCTGCAACCGGAACTGGCGGCAGGAATTTATCTCTACCGGCTGACCAGCGACGGCGAAATCCTGACGCACGGTAAGGGTTATTTACGCTAA
- the dut gene encoding dUTP diphosphatase, whose protein sequence is MNVKIINRSRHPLPAYETAHAAGMDLRAFLETPIELKPLERALVPTGLFLELPVGYEAQVRPRSGLAAKRGVTVLNSPGTIDADYRGEVKVILVNLSNETFRIEDGERVAQLVVARHERVEWTDAEELSLTDRGAGGFGSTGK, encoded by the coding sequence ATGAACGTCAAGATCATCAATCGTTCCCGACACCCGCTACCTGCTTACGAAACGGCCCACGCCGCCGGCATGGACCTTCGCGCCTTCCTCGAAACTCCAATCGAGTTGAAACCCCTCGAGCGCGCGCTCGTACCCACGGGCTTGTTCCTCGAACTTCCGGTTGGTTATGAAGCGCAGGTGCGCCCGCGCAGCGGTCTCGCCGCCAAACGCGGCGTAACGGTTCTCAACTCCCCCGGCACGATCGACGCCGACTATCGGGGCGAAGTCAAGGTGATCCTGGTGAACCTGTCCAACGAAACCTTCCGCATCGAAGACGGCGAACGCGTCGCGCAACTGGTCGTCGCCCGCCACGAACGGGTGGAATGGACCGATGCCGAAGAACTCTCCCTCACCGATCGAGGCGCCGGTGGTTTCGGTTCAACAGGAAAATAA
- a CDS encoding DUF4292 domain-containing protein — MNSTRFGIALGILISTLVLFSSCKTSKKIVESVPVPVKVKGDDAAAVFDSVSARAFRSEWLTAKAQVDYTDKRGETNSFDVNMRLRKDSLLWISITPLLGIEAARVLITPDSIVILDRVHKEVAIRKYDYLEEMLHAPVSFAMIQAVIAGNYFPYRTNEKIRSLYEEEPYFILSTLNKRQARRAMEEKDPNTPVVQDFWIDGNYRIAKAKITDDKLDRWVEARYTAFDSVSTGLFPQQVIVTVSGSTPVIMKITYDKITPDEPVAMPFTVPEKYERK; from the coding sequence ATGAACTCCACACGTTTCGGAATAGCACTCGGCATTTTGATCAGCACACTTGTGCTTTTTTCGTCCTGCAAAACCAGCAAGAAGATCGTCGAGTCCGTGCCGGTCCCGGTGAAGGTGAAAGGCGATGATGCCGCAGCGGTATTCGACAGCGTCTCGGCCCGTGCCTTCCGCAGCGAATGGCTCACCGCCAAAGCGCAGGTGGATTATACCGACAAACGCGGCGAGACCAATTCGTTCGACGTGAACATGCGGCTCCGCAAGGACAGCCTGCTGTGGATCTCCATCACCCCGCTGCTGGGCATCGAAGCGGCCCGCGTACTCATCACGCCCGATTCGATCGTCATCCTCGACCGCGTACACAAGGAAGTGGCGATCCGCAAGTACGACTACCTCGAGGAAATGCTGCACGCGCCCGTCAGCTTCGCGATGATCCAGGCGGTGATCGCCGGCAACTACTTTCCTTACCGTACCAACGAAAAGATCAGATCCCTCTACGAGGAAGAACCCTACTTCATCCTCAGCACCCTCAACAAGCGCCAGGCCCGACGCGCGATGGAGGAGAAGGATCCCAACACGCCGGTCGTGCAGGATTTCTGGATCGACGGCAACTACCGCATCGCCAAAGCTAAGATCACCGACGACAAACTCGACCGCTGGGTCGAAGCACGCTATACCGCCTTCGACTCCGTCTCCACCGGCCTCTTCCCGCAACAAGTCATCGTCACGGTCTCCGGCTCCACACCGGTCATCATGAAGATCACCTACGACAAAATCACCCCCGACGAACCCGTCGCCATGCCGTTTACCGTGCCGGAGAAGTACGAACGCAAGTGA
- a CDS encoding LysM peptidoglycan-binding domain-containing protein yields MKRLLNLRLSLLSGLLFLAAAIVPVAPVAAQGPDCSDPASPACYDPIAATLDSLVNQSFVQRMYAAANTNSSTAFQPFEVPIYDDDIYAKRMERIQTPIPMTFNDEVKRYINMYAVQKRGLTERVMGLANLYFPLYEQILDQQGLPLEFKYLSIVESALNPMAVSPVGATGLWQFMLPTGRLYGLKVNSLIDERRDPVKSTYAACQYFKDMYAIYNDWLLVIAAYNCGAGNVNRAITRSGGKHSFWEISPYLPRETRGYVPAFIAVTYLMNYTGEHNLTAVPPVVNFFDIDTVLVDQKVALRDISDAIDIPYDLLAYLNPVYKRGIIPDAEEGQALRLPVNKVNTYLGSLDRIYKPQETPVASALFASNEASDDDGADYVSETVRKYHKVRRGDNLGSIAGKYNCTVSDLKRWNRLKSTRLMAGQNLAVYVSVKKKSPVMAARVKPAPQPAGTDTAAPANDSAQATASTASVNTTASHNGPSIPTPDNMKVVYHIVQPGDTLWNIASRYEGVTVERIKEMNALRDNEIKVGTKLKVVIGG; encoded by the coding sequence ATGAAGCGCCTGCTCAATCTCCGTTTATCCCTTCTGTCAGGACTCCTGTTCCTGGCCGCAGCCATAGTACCCGTTGCACCCGTTGCAGCACAGGGCCCCGATTGCAGCGACCCGGCCTCCCCGGCCTGCTACGACCCGATCGCCGCAACGCTCGACAGCCTGGTGAACCAGAGCTTCGTGCAACGGATGTACGCCGCTGCCAACACCAATAGCTCCACGGCCTTTCAGCCGTTCGAGGTTCCCATCTACGACGACGACATCTACGCAAAGCGGATGGAACGCATCCAGACGCCCATCCCGATGACCTTCAATGACGAGGTCAAGCGTTACATCAACATGTACGCGGTTCAAAAGCGCGGTCTGACCGAACGCGTGATGGGACTGGCCAACCTGTATTTCCCGCTCTACGAACAGATCCTCGACCAGCAGGGACTTCCGCTCGAATTCAAATACCTCTCCATTGTAGAGAGCGCGCTCAACCCGATGGCTGTTTCGCCGGTCGGCGCGACGGGCCTTTGGCAGTTCATGCTGCCGACCGGTCGCTTGTACGGTCTCAAGGTCAATTCCCTCATCGACGAACGCCGCGATCCGGTGAAGTCGACCTATGCCGCCTGTCAGTATTTCAAGGACATGTACGCGATCTACAACGACTGGCTGTTGGTCATCGCCGCGTACAACTGCGGAGCCGGCAACGTCAACCGCGCCATCACCCGCTCGGGTGGCAAGCATTCGTTCTGGGAGATCAGTCCATACCTGCCGCGGGAAACACGCGGATATGTACCGGCCTTCATCGCCGTCACTTACCTGATGAACTACACCGGCGAACACAACCTCACCGCGGTTCCTCCGGTGGTCAATTTCTTCGACATCGACACGGTGTTGGTCGACCAGAAGGTCGCCCTGCGTGATATCTCCGACGCCATCGACATCCCGTACGACCTCCTCGCGTACCTCAACCCGGTGTACAAACGCGGTATCATCCCCGATGCCGAGGAAGGACAGGCGCTGCGTCTTCCGGTGAACAAGGTGAACACCTACCTCGGCAGCCTCGATCGCATTTACAAGCCGCAAGAGACCCCGGTAGCATCCGCCCTGTTTGCTTCGAACGAAGCGTCCGACGACGACGGAGCGGATTACGTCAGCGAGACCGTCAGGAAGTACCACAAAGTGCGTCGCGGCGACAACCTCGGCAGCATCGCCGGGAAGTACAATTGCACCGTATCCGACCTCAAGCGCTGGAACCGCTTGAAGAGCACCCGCCTGATGGCCGGACAAAACCTCGCCGTGTACGTCAGCGTGAAGAAGAAATCGCCGGTGATGGCGGCGCGCGTCAAACCGGCGCCCCAACCTGCCGGTACCGACACGGCCGCTCCTGCGAACGATTCCGCGCAAGCCACAGCATCCACTGCCTCCGTAAACACCACGGCTTCCCATAACGGACCCTCGATCCCGACGCCGGACAACATGAAGGTGGTTTACCACATAGTTCAACCCGGCGACACGCTCTGGAATATCGCCTCACGCTACGAAGGCGTGACCGTCGAGCGCATCAAGGAGATGAACGCCCTCCGCGACAACGAGATCAAAGTAGGCACCAAGCTCAAAGTGGTCATAGGCGGTTGA
- the tatA gene encoding twin-arginine translocase TatA/TatE family subunit, translating to MLASILLGFLGGLGGGEIFIILVILLLFFGAKRIPELAKGLGKGIKEFKDAKNGSDSKEDAK from the coding sequence ATGTTAGCATCCATTCTGCTCGGATTCCTCGGAGGCCTTGGTGGCGGCGAGATTTTCATCATCCTCGTCATCCTCCTCTTGTTCTTCGGCGCCAAGCGCATTCCGGAACTTGCGAAGGGTCTCGGCAAGGGCATCAAGGAGTTCAAAGACGCCAAGAACGGCTCCGACTCCAAAGAAGACGCCAAGTAA
- a CDS encoding peptidoglycan DD-metalloendopeptidase family protein — MSLVRTLGLVGICLLVLLSGAFAQSKKELERKKAQLHKDIEYTNQLLKETKKNKSSSLNQLVNLNRKINRRTELIQTIQSEIGSVDKNIGTVETNIDSLNLRLARLKDQYARMLYYAYKNQRPASQLLFVFSAENFNQAFKRMQYLRELSRYRHRQHDMIVAIQDSLSGKKRQLQDVRKEKSGLLVAKEQEKKELDKEKKEQVSLLSNLSAKEKKLRAELREKQRKEQQLSARIESIIRKEIEAAQAAARKRSSSGATASKSNNVTRTTEKYNSPSVLSNTPEAAKLSSDFENNRGRLPWPVEQGVITSSFGRHPHPVWRDVVVNNNGVDIGSARGARARSVFEGKVLRVIMVVDKYAVLVQHGEYFTLYSNLSEVFVKAGDKLTTRQPIGRIQTSDEDGRTEVHLEIWKGSTKMDPEGWLASR; from the coding sequence GTGAGTCTTGTCCGGACGCTCGGACTGGTAGGCATTTGCCTGCTGGTGCTGCTTTCCGGCGCGTTTGCGCAGAGTAAGAAAGAGCTGGAACGCAAGAAAGCGCAACTGCACAAGGACATCGAGTACACCAACCAATTGCTCAAGGAGACCAAGAAGAACAAGAGTTCGTCCCTCAATCAATTGGTCAACCTGAACCGGAAGATCAACCGGCGCACGGAATTGATCCAGACGATCCAGTCGGAGATCGGTTCGGTCGATAAGAACATCGGTACGGTGGAGACGAACATCGATTCGCTCAACCTGCGTCTTGCAAGACTGAAAGACCAGTATGCGCGGATGCTGTACTACGCGTACAAGAACCAGCGCCCGGCCTCGCAACTGCTGTTCGTCTTCTCGGCGGAGAACTTCAACCAGGCGTTCAAGCGCATGCAGTACCTGCGCGAGCTGAGCCGCTACCGCCATCGGCAGCACGACATGATCGTCGCAATCCAGGATTCGCTCAGCGGCAAGAAGCGTCAGTTGCAGGATGTACGCAAAGAGAAGAGCGGACTGCTCGTGGCGAAGGAGCAGGAGAAGAAAGAGCTCGACAAGGAGAAGAAGGAACAGGTTTCGCTGCTGAGTAACCTCAGCGCGAAGGAAAAGAAATTGCGCGCCGAGTTGCGCGAGAAGCAACGCAAGGAACAGCAGCTTTCGGCCCGCATCGAATCGATCATCCGGAAGGAGATCGAAGCGGCCCAGGCTGCGGCGAGAAAACGTTCGTCGTCGGGCGCTACCGCCAGCAAGAGCAACAACGTCACCCGTACGACGGAAAAATATAATTCACCTTCCGTGCTCTCCAATACGCCGGAAGCGGCGAAGCTGAGCAGCGACTTCGAGAACAACCGCGGTCGTTTGCCCTGGCCGGTCGAGCAGGGCGTGATCACCAGTTCCTTTGGTCGTCATCCCCACCCGGTCTGGCGCGATGTGGTGGTGAACAACAACGGCGTCGACATCGGGTCCGCACGCGGCGCACGCGCGCGTTCGGTGTTTGAAGGAAAGGTACTGCGCGTGATCATGGTGGTCGACAAGTACGCCGTGCTCGTTCAGCATGGCGAGTACTTCACTTTGTATTCGAATCTCTCCGAAGTCTTCGTGAAAGCAGGGGATAAACTGACCACCCGGCAACCGATCGGGCGGATCCAGACCAGCGACGAAGACGGGCGTACGGAAGTGCACCTGGAGATCTGGAAAGGCAGTACGAAGATGGATCCCGAAGGCTGGCTGGCTTCCCGGTGA